One genomic segment of Brassica napus cultivar Da-Ae chromosome A3, Da-Ae, whole genome shotgun sequence includes these proteins:
- the LOC106438011 gene encoding protein kinase and PP2C-like domain-containing protein, translating to MAMEIVEPNTCIRGCCTSKSIPLHLSPSSFTLLSPIAKGSESVVYEAILNGRRVAAKKPILSTSDDLDKFHKHLQLLCNLDHPGVAKLVAAHAKPPNYLFFFEFYEAGNLAEKLHVEEWSPSVDQVLTITLQLAKALQYLHKNGIVHRDVKPANVLLDEKLSPYLADFGLAEYKKDLREVNLHNWRSSGKPTGGFHKKNMVGTLIYMAPEILRKEMFTEKSDIYSFGILINELLTGVVPYTDLRAEAQAHTVLEMNYTEQQLTAAIVSSGLRPALAETGLNIPKSLLDLIQSCWGADPSKRPSSDDVVLELESLWQLEREKQPSHFLETTSISRSDKDEVAIKNTRDYGDNINWSSQGECLSKKSSLSTAPDLKSWSRSTDDSSRYVPIVSCGSFATCGKRESMEDTHFLMPHMCNEENIHLFAIFDGHRGAAAAEFSAKALPGLIQSLSSTSAQEALSQAFVRTDLAFRKEIHSHRQSNRVSQKDWHPGCTAIASLLVDNKIFVANVGDSRAIICRAGSSFALSKAHLATCIKERNRVIGEGGRIEWLVDTWRVAPAGLQVTRSIGDDDLKPAVTAEPEISETILSPDDEFLVMASDGLWDAMNDEEVIGIIRDTVKEPSMCSKRLATEAAARGSGDNITVIVVFLRPVSTAERIY from the exons ATGGCGATGGAAATCGTCGAACCGAACACCTGCATTAGAGGATGCTGCACCAGTAAATCAATTCCTCTTCAtctctctccttcttccttcactCTTCTCTCCCCAATCGCTAAAG GATCAGAGAGTGTAGTCTACGAAGCGATCCTCAACGGGAGAAGAGTCGCCGCGAAGAAGCCAATCTTGTCTACTTCCGATGACCTCGACAAGTTCCATAAGCATTTACAGCTCTTATG CAATCTTGATCATCCAGGTGTGGCTAAGCTAGTGGCAGCACACGCCAAGCCTCCAAATTACTTGTTTTTCTTTGAGTTCTATGAGGCTGGGAACTTAGCTGAGAAGTTACACGTGGAGGAGTGGTCTCCTAGTGTTGATCAAGTGCTAACGATCACGCTTCAGTTGG CTAAGGCATTGCAATATCTCCACAAGAATGGGATTGTTCATAGAGATGTGAAACCAGCTAATGTTCTT CTTGACGAGAAGCTGTCCCCATATCTGGCTGACTTCGGTTTAGCGGAATACAAGAAGGATTTGCGTGAAGTTAATCTACACAACTGGAGATCCTCTGGGAAGCCAACCGGTGGTTTCCACAAAAAGAATATGGTTGGGACACTTATTTACATGGCCCCTGAAATACTTAGGAAAGAGATGTTTACTGAGAAATCAGATATCTATAGCTTTGGGATTTTGATCAA TGAGCTTTTAACTGGAGTTGTTCCATATACTGATCTTCGTGCAGAAGCTcag GCTCACACTGTTTTAGAGATGAATTACACAGAGCAGCAACTTACAGCTGCCATTGTGTCTTCTGGTCTCCGACCTGCTCTTGCTGAAACTGGATTAAACATTCCGAAGAGTTTGCTGGATCTTATACAAAGTTGCTGGGGAGCTGATCCTTCTAAGCGGCCTTCTTCAGACGATGTGGTTTTGGAACTAGAATCACTTTGGCagctagagagagaaaaacagCCAAGTCATTTCCTTGAGACAACTTCTATTTCCAGGAGCGATAAAGATGAGGTTGCCATCAAAAATACAAGAGATTACGGAGACAACATTAATTGGTCCAGTCAAGGGGAGTGTTTATCCAAGAAATCGTCTCTTTCAACTGCCCCTGATCTGAAATCATGGTCTCGTTCAACAGATGACTCTTCAAGATATGTCCCTATAGTTTCTTGTGGGTCTTTTGCAACATGTGGAAAAAGAGAATCCATGGAAGATACACACTTCCTTATGCCCCACATGTGTAATGAAGAGAACATTCACTTATTTGCTATATTTGATGGCCACAGAG GTGCTGCAGCTGCTGAATTTTCTGCTAAAGCTTTGCCAGGATTAATTCAAAGCTTATCTTCCACAAG CGCTCAAGAGGCACTGTCACAAGCATTTGTCAGGACTGATTTAGCTTTCAGAAAGGAAATTCACTCCCATCGTCAATCAAACAGGGTGAGTCAGAAAGACTGGCATCCTGGTTGTACCGCTATAGCCTCTCTCCTAGTGGACAATAAGATTTTCGTTGCGAATGTTGGTGACTCCAGGGCTATTATATGCCGTGCCGGCAGCTCTTTTGCTCTAAGTAAG GCACATCTTGCTACCTGCATTAAAGAAAGAAATCGTGTGATTGGAGAAGGTGGACGTATTGAATGGCTGGTTGACACATGGAGAGTTGCTCCTGCTGGTCTTCAG GTTACCCGGTCCATAGGAGATGATGACCTAAAGCCAGCTGTAACGGCAGAACCAGAGATTAGTGAGACCATTCTATCACCTGACGATGAGTTCctg GTTATGGCGAGCGACGGGCTCTGGGATGCTATGAACGATGAGGAAGTTATTGGTATAATCAGGGATACTGTAAAAGAACCTTCAATGTGTTCCAAGAGATTAGCAACAGAGGCTGCAGCACGTGGTAGTGGTGATAACATCACAGTCATTGTTGTCTTCCTGAGACCAGTTTCTACAGCTGAAAGGATTTACTAG
- the LOC106438010 gene encoding cytochrome P450 98A3: MSWFLIAAAIVAAVVSYNLIQRLRFKLPPGPRPKPIVGNLYDIKPVRFRCYYEWAQTYGPIISVWIGSILNVVVSSAELAKEVLKEHDQKLADRHRNRSTEAFSRNGQDLIWADYGPHYVKVRKVCTLELFTPKRLESLRPIREDEVTAMVESVFRDCNLPENRVKGLQLRKYLGAVAFNNITRLAFGKRFMNAEGVMDEQGLEFKAIVSNGLKLGASLSIAEHIPWLRWMFPADEKAFAKHGARRDILTRAIMEEHTLARQKSSGAKQHFVDALLTLKDQYDLSEDTIIGLLWDMITAGMDTTAITAEWAMAEMIKNPRVQQKVQEEFDRVVGLDRVVTEPDFSRLPYLQCVVKESFRLHPPTPLMLPHRSNAHVKIGGYDIPKGSNVHVNVWAVARDPAVWKNPLEFRPERFLEEDVDMKGHDFRLLPFGAGRRVCPGAQLGINLVTSMMSHLLHHFVWTPPQGTKLDEIDMSENPGLVTYMRVPVQAVATPRLPSDLYKRVPYEM, from the exons ATGTCGTGGTTTCTTATAGCGGCGGCGATTGTCGCTGCCGTCGTCTCATACAACCTTATCCAACGTCTGAGATTCAAGCTCCCACCAGGCCCACGACCTAAGCCTATCGTCGGTAACCTCTACGACATAAAACCTGTCCGGTTCAGATGCTACTATGAGTGGGCTCAAACCTACGGACCAATCATATCGGTCTGGATCGGTTCTATCTTAAACGTGGTCGTATCAAGCGCCGAGCTAGCCAAAGAAGTCCTCAAAGAGCACGACCAGAAACTCGCCGACCGTCACCGGAACAGATCCACAGAAGCATTCAGCCGCAACGGTCAGGATCTGATATGGGCTGATTATGGTCCCCACTACGTGAAGGTTAGAAAAGTGTGCACGCTTGAGCTCTTCACACCAAAAAGACTCGAGTCTCTTAGACCTATCCGTGAAGATGAGGTCACTGCCATGGTCGAGTCCGTCTTTAGAGACTGTAACCTTCCTG AGAACAGAGTGAAAGGATTACAACTGAGGAAGTACTTAGGAGCGGTTGCGTTCAACAACATAACGCGGCTAGCGTTTGGCAAACGTTTTATGAACGCAGAAGGTGTGATGGACGAGCAAGGGCTTGAGTTCAAGGCCATTGTATCCAACGGTCTAAAGCTAGGTGCTTCACTGTCGATAGCTGAACACATCCCCTGGCTCCGGTGGATGTTTCCAGCCGATGAGAAGGCTTTTGCTAAGCACGGAGCTCGCCGTGACATCCTCACGCGAGCTATCATGGAGGAACACACTTTGGCCCGTCAAAAGTCTAGTGGAGCTAAGCAGCATTTCGTTGATGCGTTGCTTACGTTAAAGGATCAGTATGATCTTAGTGAAGACACCATCATTGGTCTTCTATGG GACATGATCACAGCGGGTATGGACACAACAGCTATAACAGCAGAATGGGCCATGGCAGAGATGATCAAGAACCCAAGAGTGCAACAAAAGGTACAAGAAGAGTTCGACAGAGTTGTTGGACTAGACCGGGTCGTAACCGAGCCAGACTTCTCACGCTTACCCTACCTCCAATGCGTGGTTAAAGAATCATTCAGACTCCACCCTCCAACGCCTCTAATGCTTCCTCACAGATCCAACGCACACGTCAAGATCGGAGGCTACGACATCCCCAAAGGCTCAAACGTCCACGTGAACGTCTGGGCGGTGGCTAGAGACCCGGCCGTGTGGAAAAACCCATTAGAGTTTAGACCAGAGAGGTTCTTGGAAGAAGATGTTGACATGAAAGGTCATGATTTTAGGCTGCTTCCGTTCGGAGCAGGAAGAAGGGTTTGTCCCGGTGCACAACTTGGGATTAACTTGGTGACTTCTATGATGAGTCATTTGCTTCACCATTTCGTTTGGACACCGCCTCAGGGGACTAAACTAGATGAGATTGACATGTCTGAAAACCCTGGACTCGTTACTTACATGCGTGTTCCTGTTCAAGCCGTGGCCACGCCTCGGTTGCCTTCTGATCTGTATAAACGTGTGCCTTATGAAATGTAA
- the LOC106438015 gene encoding protein SRC2 homolog, protein MGKTHIEICLISARGLRVGTGFGSSLLKHQWYAVGWIDPESKYCTTIDASRSDNPLWRTKFATLLDDDDSKIQALHVEVYSREPIFLRKKLHGSATVSLKEFLVKYKKQSSVVEETGSYQLRKVNSSKAQGFVDVSIRVSAERQDFGGFTGDFGGVMLSNNSGYNNTSGQNYMSGSSQHPFASLNQPNNPNPFSVPPDKHHSPMPNPLTNNASPQMQQPYYPPPPPMQQPYYPPPPPSTSTAGYMPSYMPRSENAVNIPSSSSGGAGRGYTRPGPGGSAGLGAGAIVGAAAAFYGRDYLSGGFDLPTSLPLPNFSIPNISLPNVSIPNGSISIDPPF, encoded by the exons atgGGAAAAACCCACATCGAAATCTGTTTGATATCAGCACGAGGACTCCGCGTCGGAACCGGATTCGGATCCTCGCTGCTGAAACACCAATGGTACGCCGTCGGATGGATCGATCCAGAATCCAAGTATTGCACGACCATCGACGCTTCGAGATCAGACAACCCTCTTTGGAGAACAAAGTTCGCTACTTTACTCGATGATGATGATTCCAAGATTCAAGCTTTGCACGTTGAGGTTTATAGCAGGGAACCAATCTTCTTGAGGAAGAAGCTTCATGGCTCTGCTACTGTCTCCTTGAAGGAGTTTTTGGTTAAGTATAAGAAACAGAGTTCGGTTGTTGAGGAAACCGGAAGCTATCAGCTTAGGAAGGTGAACTCAAGTAAGGCTCAAGGGTTTGTTGATGTTTCGATTCGTGTATCTGCTGAAAGACAAGACTTTGGTGGTTTTACTG GAGATTTTGGAGGAGTCATGCTCTCTAACAACTCCGGTTATAACAACACTTCAGGGCAAAACTACATGTCCGGTTCATCACAGCATCCATTTGCTTCATTGAACCAACCAAACAATCCAAACCCATTCTCAGTCCCGCCAGATAAACACCACTCCCCAATGCCTAATCCTCTAACGAACAACGCTTCCCCACAGATGCAGCAACCTTActatcctcctcctccaccaatGCAGCAACCTTACtatcctcctccaccaccatcaACTTCTACCGCAGGCTACATGCCTTCATACATGCCGAGATCAGAGAACGCTGTGAACattccatcatcatcatctggaGGAGCAGGAAGAGGGTATACAAGGCCTGGACCAGGGGGTTCTGCAGGATTGGGAGCTGGTGCAATAGTTGGAGCTGCTGCAGCTTTCTATGGCAGGGACTATCTATCAGGAGGATTCGACTTACCTACGAGCTTACCTCTCCCAAATTTCTCCATCCCAAATATCTCTCTCCCAAATGTCTCCATCCCAAATGGCTCCATTTCCATTGATCCTCCATTTTGA
- the LOC106438012 gene encoding phosphatidylinositol 4-kinase gamma 1-like, whose amino-acid sequence MNCLATTLIITCKTTLISDMAVAIDPFSDQFPYFKRSSQRCRLLSLTNLDFNFLGSSLAQSLNGMSQDDNIHRSVSSPCFSIAASANMEEDKKATCAPRIEILGGQSVPTVRALVAEVTMAIVSGAQPLLLPSGLGGAYLLQTGKGHNIAVAKPVDEEPLALNNPKKSGSLMLGQPGMKHSIPVGETGIRELAAYLLDYQGFSNVPPTALVSISHVPFHVSDAFSFSSFPYKVASLQRFVCHDFDAGELGPGSFTVTSVHRIGILDVRVLNLDRHAGNMLVKSCDQDKRYNRVGTAELVPIDHGLCLPECLDDPYFEWLNWPQALVPFTDTELQYISDLDPFKDAELLRNELQSLPESAIRVLIVCTVFLKQAAAAGLCLAEIGEKMTRDFYRGEDSLSLLETLCTKAKATVAVDKGNEVNAELECEVEITEVFHVSKPPLAPKGPRANSIPASMLSSQNQRITVNAKEKKRGGTMRSRSPPMRVNHAESEGVSFGDMTTVEWDMFLQSFQTLLQDALSKGSVPRLGKQ is encoded by the coding sequence ATGAATTGCTTGGCTACGACCTTAATCATCACCTGCAAGACTACATTGATCTCTGATATGGCCGTGGCTATTGATCCATTCAGTGACCAGTTCCCTTACTTCAAACGATCCTCACAAAGATGCAGACTCTTATCCCTaaccaaccttgacttcaactTCCTTGGATCTAGCCTGGCGCAATCCTTAAATGGAATGTCTCAAGATGACAACATCCATCGCAGCGTCTCCTCTCCTTGCTTCTCCATAGCTGCCTCTGCTAATATGGAGGAAGACAAGAAAGCAACGTGTGCTCCACGGATTGAGATTCTTGGTGGACAGAGTGTTCCCACCGTCCGTGCCCTTGTGGCTGAGGTGACAATGGCTATTGTATCTGGAGCTCAGCCTTTGCTTTTACCAAGTGGCTTGGGAGGTGCTTATCTTCTCCAAACCGGAAAGGGTCATAACATAGCTGTAGCTAAACCGGTTGATGAGGAGCCTTTGGCCTTAAACAATCCTAAAAAGTCTGGAAGTTTGATGCTAGGGCAACCGGGAATGAAACATTCTATCCCTGTTGGTGAAACAGGTATCAGAGAGTTAGCTGCTTACCTTCTTGATTACCAAGGCTTCTCTAATGTTCCACCAACAGCTTTGGTTAGCATCTCGCATGTCCCGTTCCACGTCAGCGacgccttctccttctcttccttTCCCTATAAGGTTGCTTCCTTGCAGAGATTTGTGTGTCATGATTTTGATGCTGGAGAGTTAGGTCCAGGAAGCTTTACGGTTACCTCGGTTCACAGGATTGGAATACTTGACGTGAGAGTCTTGAACCTTGATAGGCACGCTGGGAACATGCTGGTGAAGAGCTGTGATCAAGACAAGCGTTATAACCGAGTTGGGACAGCTGAGCTTGTGCCTATAGATCATGGTCTCTGCCTCCCTGAGTGCCTAGATGATCCTTACTTTGAGTGGCTAAACTGGCCTCAAGCTTTGGTTCCGTTCACCGACACTGAGCTGCAGTATATATCCGATCTGGACCCTTTCAAAGACGCGGAGCTTCTGAGAAATGAACTACAGTCTTTGCCTGAATCTGCCATAAGGGTCCTCATTGTCTGCACGGTTTTCTTGAAACAAGCAGCAGCTGCAGGGCTCTGTCTTGCAGAGATAGGTGAGAAGATGACAAGGGATTTCTATAGAGGTGAAGATAGTCTCAGTCTGTTGGAGACACTCTGCACCAAAGCGAAAGCAACTGTAGCAGTTGACAAAGGAAATGAAGTGAACGCGGAGCTCGAATGTGAAGTGGAGATAACAGAGGTCTTTCATGTATCTAAACCACCTTTGGCTCCAAAAGGGCCACGTGCAAACTCCATACCTGCTTCAATGCTATCCTCACAGAACCAGCGGATTACTGTGAatgcaaaagaaaagaagagaggagGCACCATGAGGAGCAGGAGCCCACCGATGCGTGTGAACCATGCTGAATCAGAAGGTGTGTCTTTCGGGGACATGACAACAGTCGAATGGGACATGTTCCTGCAGAGCTTCCAGACACTTTTGCAAGATGCACTGAGCAAAGGGTCAGTGCCAAGATTAggaaaacaataa
- the LOC106438014 gene encoding probable E3 ubiquitin-protein ligase RHC1A encodes MSSGGNTHWCHRCQRAVRLHGRDPVCSYCGGGFVELLEIPQASPFDMFRSHRDVVERDPTFDLMDALSDFMRNRETRGRSISSGPENFPGLAPLLIFGGQVPYRLSGVEALFNGGSPGIGITRGNNTGDYFFGPGLEELFEQLSAGTTTRRGPPPAPRSSIDALPTIKIAQRHLRSSDSNCAVCKDEFELGTEAKQMPCNHIYHSDCIVPWLVQHNSCPVCRQELPSGRGSSSSQNRTTTRNNRSSSSSSGNSRESSNERRNPFSSFWPFRSSGSTSNSTQNRGGTRNSDGTDENHNYHQQQQQQSHMGYGGWPFDY; translated from the coding sequence ATGTCAAGCGGTGGAAACACCCACTGGTGCCATAGATGCCAGCGTGCTGTCAGGCTACACGGACGAGACCCTGTATGTTCTTATTGTGGAGGAGGGTTTGTTGAGCTGCTTGAAATCCCTCAAGCCAGCCCATTTGATATGTTCAGATCTCACAGGGACGTTGTGGAACGTGATCCTACTTTCGATCTCATGGATGCTTTGTCCGACTTTATGAGGAACCGAGAAACCAGAGGAAGATCCATCAGCTCTGGTCCTGAGAACTTCCCTGGTCTGGCTCCTTTATTGATCTTTGGTGGTCAGGTTCCTTACAGACTATCTGGAGTCGAAGCACTCTTCAATGGCGGCTCACCAGGCATCGGCATCACACGTGGTAACAACACTGGTGACTATTTCTTCGGTCCTGGTCTTGAAGAGCTCTTTGAGCAGCTTTCAGCTGGGACTACTACTCGCAGAGGACCACCACCTGCTCCTAGATCTTCAATAGATGCATTGCCTACCATCAAGATCGCTCAGAGGCATCTTAGGTCTTCGGACTCCAACTGTGCTGTGTGTAAAGACGAATTTGAATTGGGAACAGAAGCGAAACAGATGCCTTGTAACCACATCTATCATTCTGACTGCATTGTCCCGTGGCTGGTTCAGCATAACTCATGTCCGGTCTGTCGCCAAGAGCTACCATCAGGTAGAGGATCTTCGAGTAGTCAAAACAGAACCACCACCAGAAACAACagaagtagtagtagtagtagtggTAATAGCCGTGAGAGCAGCAATGAAAGAAGGAATCCTTTCTCTTCCTTCTGGCCATTTCGTTCGTCTGGTTCAACCTCAAACTCCACACAGAACCGTGGAGGGACAAGAAACTCGGATGGAACCGATGAGAATCATAACTACCATCAGCAGCAACAGCAACAGTCACATATGGGTTATGGTGGGTGGCCTTTTGATTACTAA
- the LOC106441865 gene encoding protein SRC2 homolog produces the protein MGKIFIEICLISARQLLVGSGFGSSLLKHQWFAVGWIDPEEKYCTTIDDSRSDNPLWRTKFISSLDDDGDSKIHALNVEVYSREPIFLTKKLHGSATVPLKEFLAMYKNQSSSSSVFEETRSYQLRKQNSSKAQGFVDVSVRVSAERQDFGGFTGDFGGVMLSNNSSYMAGSSQHPFASLNQPNNPNSFSAPPNNHHSPMPNFLTSNACPQMQQPYYPPPPMQQPYYPPPPPMEQPYYPSPPPMQQPYYPPPPMQQPYDPSAPMQPPPPPAGYMPSYMSRLENAVNVPSSSSSGGAGRGARPGPGLGAGAASYGKDYISGAEPDGKFSGPYTK, from the exons atgggcaaaatatttattgaaatCTGTTTGATATCAGCACGACAACTTCTTGttggatccggatttggatcctcaCTACTGAAACACCAATGGTTCGCTGTTGGATGGATCGATCCAGAAGAAAAGTATTGCACCACAATCGATGATTCAAGATCAGACAACCCTCTTTGGAGAACAAAGTTCATTTCTTCACTCGACGATGATGGTGATTCCAAGATTCATGCCTTGAACGTTGAGGTTTATAGCAGAGAACCAATCTTCTTAACGAAGAAGCTTCATGGCTCTGCTACTGTTCCCTTGAAGGAGTTTCTTGCTATGTATAAGAACCAGAGTTCTTCTAGTTCTGTTTTTGAGGAAACCAGAAGCTATCAGCTCAGGAAGCAGAACTCAAGTAAGGCTCAAGGGTTTGTTGATGTGTCGGTCCGTGTATCTGCTGAAAGACAAGACTTTGGAGGTTTTACTG gaGATTTTGGAGGAGTCATGCTCTCTAACAACTCAAGTTACATGGCCGGTTCATCACAGCATCCATTTGCTTCATTGAACCAGCCAAACAATCCAAACTCATTCTCAGCCCCGCCAAATAACCACCACTCACCAATGCCTAATTTTCTAACGAGCAACGCTTGCCCACAAATGCAACAACCTTACTATCCTCCTCCACCGATGCAGCAACCTTActatcctcctcctccaccaatGGAGCAACCTTACTATCCTTCTCCTCCACCGATGCAGCAACCTTACTACCCTCCTCCACCTATGCAACAACCTTACGATCCATCTGCACCAATgcagccaccaccaccaccagcagGCTACATGCCTTCATACATGTCGAGGTTGGAGAACGCTGTGAACGTtccatcatcctcatcatctgGAGGAGCAGGAAGAGGAGCAAGGCCTGGACCAGGACTGGGAGCTGGTGCAGCTTCTTATGGCAAGGACTATATCTCAGGAGCAGAGCCGGACGGGAAGTTTTCGGGGCcctatacaaaataa
- the LOC106443565 gene encoding cysteine proteinase inhibitor 3, whose protein sequence is MMMLEGVHDLRVNHSSGVISSLARFAIQEHNNRENKVLAFKKIVKAREQVVAGTMYHLTLEASEGGKSKNFEAKVWVKPWMNFKQLQEFKESSS, encoded by the exons ATGATGATGTTAGAAGGCGTTCATGATCTCCGAGTAAACCATAGCAGTGGAGTGATCTCGAGTCTCGCTCGATTTGCTATCCAGGAGCATAACAACAGAGAG AACAAGGTTCTTGCGTTCAAGAAGATTGTTAAGGCAAGAGAACAGGTCGTTGCAGGAACCATGTACCACTTAACTCTAGAAGCAAGTGAAGGTGGCAAGAGTAAGAACTTCGAAGCCAAAGTTTGGGTTAAGCCATGGATGAACTTCAAGCAGTTGCAAGAGTTTAAGGAATCCTCCTCTTGA